Proteins encoded together in one Chitinophaga sp. LS1 window:
- a CDS encoding sensor histidine kinase codes for MKLVNKFTLWYLCITLAAMLAGIGIAYYKVKAEIDEAEISRLKVYNDLMAQTMRNGVSPDTYLRGRPAEIKMLNKNEVPVNKYEVYEHTFYNTLLKHRECRLTVTSYYNINGTYYSICSYNYITKANEILTGLASSFIWIFSILFLLTALSARFVSRIILAPFNRTLKKIQRFNVKQKQRLSLPVPNAKELKALNSFLNNMTDKALDDYRALKEFTENASHELQTPLAILRSKLELLTESYLHGKDVDTVMSLISDMQNAIEKLSRINSSLTLLAKMENNEYDDKRTISFSGLVTETLNSFSELLDMKSISLSSNIYKGIALQLHPALADILLGNLMSNAIRHNIANGKITVDLTREKFVISNTGVTPEVPTSELFHRFKKGNRRSDSIGIGLAIVKQICDLNHFTIQYDYAHGWHIIQIIFDESISTLKSATAGEVLTPRPKLLH; via the coding sequence ATGAAACTCGTCAACAAATTTACTTTATGGTATCTATGTATCACGCTGGCCGCAATGCTGGCAGGTATAGGCATTGCCTACTATAAGGTGAAAGCAGAGATAGATGAGGCGGAAATAAGCCGTCTGAAGGTCTACAATGACCTCATGGCCCAGACTATGCGCAACGGTGTGAGCCCGGATACTTATCTCCGTGGCAGACCCGCCGAAATCAAAATGCTGAATAAAAACGAAGTGCCTGTAAATAAGTATGAAGTGTACGAACATACCTTCTACAACACGCTGCTTAAACACAGGGAATGTCGCCTGACGGTTACCTCTTATTATAATATAAATGGCACCTACTATAGTATCTGCTCCTATAATTATATTACGAAGGCAAACGAAATTCTTACAGGACTGGCCAGCTCCTTTATCTGGATCTTCTCCATCCTGTTCCTGCTCACAGCATTGTCTGCCAGGTTCGTATCCCGTATCATTCTGGCACCATTCAACAGAACGCTGAAAAAAATACAGCGCTTTAATGTAAAACAGAAACAAAGACTTTCATTGCCGGTACCCAATGCCAAAGAGCTGAAAGCCCTCAATAGTTTCTTAAATAACATGACAGACAAAGCACTGGATGACTACCGTGCACTGAAAGAGTTTACAGAGAACGCCTCCCATGAATTGCAGACTCCACTGGCTATATTGCGCAGCAAACTGGAACTGCTCACAGAATCATACCTGCATGGCAAAGACGTAGACACCGTCATGTCACTCATCAGTGATATGCAGAATGCCATCGAGAAATTATCAAGGATCAATAGCTCCCTGACACTGCTGGCCAAAATGGAGAATAATGAATATGATGATAAACGCACCATATCCTTCTCCGGCCTTGTAACAGAAACATTAAACAGCTTTTCGGAATTGCTGGATATGAAATCCATTTCATTGTCCTCCAATATATATAAAGGTATCGCACTTCAGCTGCACCCCGCCCTTGCAGACATTCTCCTGGGCAACCTGATGAGCAATGCCATCCGTCATAATATCGCTAATGGAAAGATAACCGTCGACCTCACCAGGGAAAAATTTGTGATCAGTAATACAGGTGTCACTCCTGAAGTCCCTACCAGTGAACTCTTCCACCGCTTCAAAAAAGGCAACAGAAGAAGTGATTCCATCGGTATTGGCCTTGCAATCGTAAAACAGATCTGCGATCTCAACCACTTTACCATCCAGTACGACTATGCCCATGGATGGCACATTATTCAAATTATTTTCGATGAATCAATAAGTACTTTAAAGTCAGCGACCGCCGGGGAAGTGCTCACACCACGTCCCAAACTCCTACATTGA